The nucleotide window CATCCACGTGGAGATGGTTCTCACCATCACAATTATGGAGGCAGCCGTGGAAATCAAGATTGGAATGCTCATAGGAACTTTTCTGGTAGGGACAACCACATGCAACCACAGAGAGGTGCTCCTAGGTTTATTAGGCCTCCACCACCACCGCCTCTGAGTTCCACCCCATTTATTCCCCCACCACCTGTGCGGCCTTTTGCTAGTCCCATTGGTTTCCCTGGTAAGCTGTATCAATATTAAAgatatatgcttttttttttttttgtgtttttgtttttgtttttttctgttGGCTTGTTCTAAGGCCTCTGCTTTCAGAACTGCCGCCTCCAATGGTATATGTTGCAGCTCCACCTCCTGACTCACTCAGAGGCATGCCTTTTGTTCCACCAATGCTGCCTCATCCATTCTATTATCCTCCTGCGGACCCTCATTTGCCTGCTAAGATAGTGAAgcagatagaatattatttcaggtattattttgtgttttgccTGGTAGGCAATGCAGCTAGTTAACTTGTGTTtattctcatcatcatcaacttatttgaatataattattttagtatGATTGCACCTCATATTCGATTATTGCAGTGGTGAGAATTTGATTAAAGATACATACTTGCGGCAGAACATGGATGATCAGGGCTGGGTTCCTATTACATTGATAGCACGCTTCAAACAAGTGAGTTGTTTGGGAATACTTGAATGGCTTTGCTCATGTGATGGTGATCTGGTGTTGTGTTTATTTATAGTTgtttataattagttttttctttttttaatattatctaacttttcaacttttatgcACATCGGACATGCAAATCAACAATCTTGGAAGTAGTTTCACACTTGAGGTAGCATTGAATGGTGCAACTGATGTCAATTGATGATTTTGGGTAACATGGAATATAATGCACTTCATGAAATATCACATCTGGTATCTTTTTAGTTGCGATGATCTTATTAGCatcaagttatatatatattttttattttaactcaataatttttttagtgtcATCCTATCAGAAACTGTAATcgtaaatttttgaaattaagatTCAACACTTACTTTTGGATAACATCCATTAGAATGTATTTGGTACATTGTTGAATTGTGACGACACTTTTGATTTGTGTAGACCTTTTTTTAGATCATTCTTCTGTGCTTTCTTCCTCTTTCGTCTGTTTTAGATTGTCCCTTTGTGCTTTCATCCTCTTTAGTCTGATATTAGTTTTTCCATAGAAATTGTTGTGCTCCTGTGTCTTGAtatctcatcatctcatcattactttttcttttatatgatgTTTCACTACATCATTCTGAATATATGTAGTCTCACgttttatatcaaattcaagatattatacttattttgaGTTATAGGCAAAATAATGTTCTATTAAATGGGAATTTTACTCAACACAGGAAATTGTATTACTTGGAGTTTCTAAGCAAACCTTTCATCACTTTTGGACTCAATCCCAAATAAGCTATTACACCATAGGCCACCTTGCTTTAAATTTCACGgacctcctttttttttaaatttttcccACTACTTACTGGTGAAGTTACTCATTGTTGCCGCAGATATGCCAACCATATCTCCAATATTGCATCCTTAATCAATTATGTGTCATCTATCTCTGCAACTTGGGCTTCTTTTGACTAGATTGCGTACAATTGAAATATTGAGGCATGACTGGCATGGGCTTCTACCATGGTTACTTTACATTTGATTAGGATTTGACAATCAAATGACAGCCTGGATGAACTTGTAGGTTGTGCTTAAATTATCGAATTCTTAGTTTTAAAATCTCCCTCTTGCCATTCACAATGGGGGAATTTGGCCTGGGCAGGTTAATTTTGAATGCACTAACTTTGCAATGATTAGGAACTTTCATGTTCTCTTCCCCTGGAGTTGAACTATCATGTAAGGGATCTATTGGCGTTTTCTTACTATTCCTGGCAGGGCAAATCGTCTTGGAGTTCGACAAGTTCATAAAGAGCAGCtacaataagtatatatatgtatgcatgtgcatgtgcGTGTGTGTGCGCCTTCATGTTTTCTAATAAATTCTtcaattatgtataaaaaaaaatcagatgttAAAAGCCTCTGAAttgctttttctttattttttttggttcattCAGTGATGCATCCAGTATTTGTTCTTTAaacttgcattttgtttctagTAACCGCCAATTTGGATCAACCCAATTATCAGATAGCAGCTATGAAGATTGGGTGTGATGCTATCCTACTTGTATGACCTGCTGCTGTATTAGTCCTTGGTTTTGCTCATAAATGGATGAATTTTCAATCCTTATAGGAAATTGAGTTGGTTTGATTTCAAAACACCTTAGATCAGCAAAACTAATTCAAAGTTTTGTTGGCCCATCTTTGAAGGTTTACAGTTCACCTGTCTTTTTCTCCCTAGCTTTGTTGGCCTTTTGGCCAAGATCAGGTGTAGTGTATGCCTATTCTTAATTAATGCATTCAAGGGGATAACTGTACGGGGGGCCCATGAGTAGGAGCTTGGGATGATGAGGTAttaggactagtcaatgatgcaattggagtcccattggaaccttataaagagcagaacttctctttcccaagcaacgtgggattccatacaccacctactcttatccttatcatatggggtatcacaatctactccccttaaattcccgacatccTCATCGGGCCTGTCCGTTGTAGGTGGCAAGGTTCaaatcccacatttctggttgagataggttttgataccatttgtaacgccccaatagaagacccaaatcacatggcttatactccaaaaggacttgTCAATTATGCAGTTGGAGttccattagaaccttataaagagcaagaacttctcattcccaagcaatgtgggatcccatacaccacctactcttatccttatcatatggggtatcacatatatacttataaaaaaaaaagtcatatctTTGTACTTGATGTCTATGTCTTATGTATCCTTGGGAGTCACCGCTGGTGTGTTTCTAATGCCATCACTGATGCTACAGGACTATGTAATTCAAGTCTAGCTATTCTTTGTGCTGTCCTGTTCTGATTTATTATTGTCTCTCTATTTGTCTTTCAGATATagcatgcttttttttttggtattttccCTTTCCAAGCTGAAGAGAATTTTTCTATCTTAAAATGGCCAAGTCCTAGTGTTGTACTGGTGCCAGATCAATTTTTTTCCATCTATTGGTGCGAAGATGATATACTTCTGTGGGCTTCCTATTACCACAtctggcattttttttttttttataagtaaaataccACAGCTTTCAATTAAACGTATATTtacttattgaaaaaatatttctttgtgCTTTCTATCAGGTTGTGCTTTTGTCAGACAATATACAGTTTATACTGGATTCTGTGCGAACTTCTAGTATTCTGGAAGTGCAGGTATACTTTATATAGTGGGTTTAATCACCCAATGTTGTTGCCTTTTGCAATTTTTAATAATCCTGCTATGATGACCTTTTTGTTCTGTAGCAAATCTTCTAACTTCTCTAATTATAACCCCATTTTGCTCGTCTTCTAGGGTGACAAAATAAGAAGGCGCAATGATTGGATGAGATGGATAATATCACCGTCAGTTCATTTTCCTAATGCTTCAGGCCAACAGATCTTTGGACAGCCCAGTTATGATTTGCTGGAAGCTCGTGTCCAAAGCATGGCACTGGAGGAGAGGACTACTAACCACCACACTACTGGGGGCCAAGCTGATCCTCATGGAGCAGCACTTGAGAATGAGTTACCATCTGAGGACTTGAGCAGCCCGTCGCAGCTGTCAGGCGGAAGGAAAACAGATCAAAGCCAGTTCTGATCACTCTATTTCAGCAAGAAATTAGAGAAAGAGATGTGCGAGtttgcacatttttttaaaagaactaaTTTCAGAAGAAAAGAATGGGGGGTTGGGGGGGAGATGACAATGGTGAAGATCTTGCATTTTCTTGAAGATAGTGGTCTTGCCGTGGTACGATAAAACATATCTCGTAATCACATTAAAGACATTATTAAGAAGGAAAAATGAGAACGTACTATAGAACAGAAAGATtaaagcagaaaaaaaaaaaaaaaaaaaattcatgactCAAAGCTGGTTTTCATTGGGGAATGCAGGTATGGTTTTTGTGGATGGTTTTGCATTTAACTCCATTTGTTTTCTTATGGTGGGTCGATCGGTGTTTTTGGATGGGAGTTTTGATTTCATCTCCCATTGCTCTGCCCCTcagctggtttttttttttgtatcttttGGGGGTCAGATCACCTCCCACTTTCAGGAGGTTTTACATACGACTCTGAGAGTGATGGAACTGCTTGGTGGATTTACGTCTGCCTATCGGGAGGGGAAAGGAGTTAGGTGGGTTTTGCTGGATGCCACAGCTCGTGCGCCACGACTgctatattatctattttcgttctagttttcctttgttttctggATTTTTCTCTTGTCACATATACcataattaaaattactttttatatatctttgttTCTTCAAACCTCTTGAACAACTTGCTGCTTAAACATCCTTTGGATTATCCAGGTTGGGACTGGATTTGGTTGGTGTGGTATTCACTATTCATGTTAATGTAAACTCTGGAGCCCTTGGAACCTGACCTCTCCTTAATTTGGATTCATGCTGTGCATGAGGTGTGCAGACTCCATCTAGCTACAAAAGTCAGCCTCATTGCCAAAAACAAACCCAACCACAAAGATGAAAAAACAAGGGTTTACTCAAAAGATTTTGTCGGTAGAAACTGGAAGTGGCCATGAGTCCATAGTTTTGTAAAACAAAACACCTTGAGTGGTTTTTTaggccttaaaaaaaaaaaaaaaaaaaggacagagAAATTTGTCATGATCTTGACTGTTTAGAGGATCCATGTAGCTGTAACAAATGGATTGCTTTTAAAAGTAGTGCAGATTGATTTCAGAAGGCGTATATACCATTGGATATGAGTCACAGTTACATACGTGTTACCAATGGATAATATGACAAAAACAGATAAAGCAGTTGCATTTGAGAGATcagataatgatgatgaatctgAATCTCGTACATAATGTGTTTATTTGGTCCATTTTTCCTGCAAGATCGATCAGATCAAACCACCAACAACAAGACTGAGAATGTCTTTTTTTATGGAGGAAGCACCATCTTTCGTTTTTGTCCTCTTCTCTCCTTCTATATTTCCCGCCTGTCATGACAAATCTGGTCTGTTCATTTGCTGCAGCGTTCACTAAAATGAAGGCTGGATTGAATCacgttaaaatttaaataaaatattatttttttatattattattattataaaattttaaaaaaataaattatttattatattttatattaaaatttaaaaaaattataatgattagataagatgaaatgaaatgaatttaaaattaaactgaccCTAATAGAAGGAATTGGTGCAACTTCTGACATTATtggcaaaataaatatttattatatacgacgataataattatttataaaagtcatttttattaaaaaaaaaaactaaatagttTTATTGTAATACGTGAGAAATATACCGCACGTACAAAGATATTGTGAAAGAAGTTCACAAGATAAGAACAAGGTGTCTGAACAATAAGCATCTCAATGCTTAATTAGCAAAACAATATGAAAGACACGATGGATAGAAACCTGCATGCATATTCAGACTAATTAAAGAGAGACAATATTATCCCATAATGGATAAAATCTCCAACGAGGTGGCCGAGAAGACGACTTCAAACTAAAGGAAAAATGGAGTTAGATTCAACCGTAGCAGTTTCTTTGCTTTTAAAAAGGCAGCAAACTTTATTTGGAAATCcttaaatatataacattttaagcTCAAAAAGCTAACGTCagattttatgaataaaacacAAGCAATACCCTTAAACAAGGATGGATTTAagggaatttttattatatttttatcatcttgtAATGtgatgtttattatattttatttatgaatttattatttaatattatgttatagaatgatgaaaaaataaaaataaaatatggtaaatagatattttgttgaaatagAATGGTTTTTGAAGTACT belongs to Juglans regia cultivar Chandler chromosome 8, Walnut 2.0, whole genome shotgun sequence and includes:
- the LOC118343680 gene encoding la-related protein 1C-like, coding for MATSSSANGNPASSSSPTPPWTQIVRGESEPIVAAPSSPSSTTTHVMSSSSTPAIDPAVPSVTVEESMWEGSESGPNGNAGKRQAWNKPSNGPVAEVGPVMGAVSWPALSESTRASPKPSSESLKALSDIGSPVAVLQGTGTTSSSSSHKQVGNNANPNPTSNHSITTRQRSMRRNNASTSSNGGLPQQQLAPPGAVVEMGPNNPSPKDHTQRSGFASQSHGGNDHPPHRNSFRNRNGGSHPRGDGSHHHNYGGSRGNQDWNAHRNFSGRDNHMQPQRGAPRFIRPPPPPPLSSTPFIPPPPVRPFASPIGFPELPPPMVYVAAPPPDSLRGMPFVPPMLPHPFYYPPADPHLPAKIVKQIEYYFSGENLIKDTYLRQNMDDQGWVPITLIARFKQVVLLSDNIQFILDSVRTSSILEVQGDKIRRRNDWMRWIISPSVHFPNASGQQIFGQPSYDLLEARVQSMALEERTTNHHTTGGQADPHGAALENELPSEDLSSPSQLSGGRKTDQSQF